A stretch of the Paenibacillus dendritiformis genome encodes the following:
- a CDS encoding Crp/Fnr family transcriptional regulator, whose product MLSSLQHVFLLQDLSQEDFDQILPLVKTRTYKKNQILIHEDDDSSDIYILREGLVKVYRLYHDKEIILNFQFPGDIIGEMETIATYPRRVATVETMETSHFWIMNRSDFISIMERHPSVLKRAYNRLLDHLSNMNNKVRYLSYLDVRLKLANLLLDLYYNLGKPAESAYKIDCKVTHHLLANMIGVTRESISKVMRELQDEGVLMMNQKYIYITDLEKLQSMCDDMDDSPAYRKWRSQDISQP is encoded by the coding sequence ATGCTCAGCAGTTTGCAGCACGTTTTTTTATTACAGGATTTATCTCAGGAGGATTTCGACCAGATCCTTCCCTTGGTCAAAACCCGAACCTACAAAAAGAACCAGATACTCATCCATGAGGATGATGATAGTTCCGATATATATATTCTGCGGGAGGGACTCGTAAAAGTATATCGCCTTTATCACGACAAGGAAATTATTTTGAACTTCCAGTTCCCCGGAGATATCATCGGCGAGATGGAGACGATTGCCACCTACCCTCGGCGCGTCGCGACCGTAGAAACGATGGAAACCTCCCATTTCTGGATTATGAACCGTTCCGATTTCATCTCGATCATGGAAAGACACCCGTCGGTGCTGAAGCGGGCCTATAACCGGCTGCTCGATCACTTGAGCAATATGAACAACAAAGTCCGCTACCTCTCGTATCTTGACGTGCGGCTGAAGCTGGCGAACTTGCTCCTGGACCTGTATTACAATCTGGGCAAGCCAGCTGAATCCGCTTACAAGATCGACTGTAAAGTAACGCATCACCTCTTGGCCAACATGATTGGCGTGACCCGCGAATCGATCTCGAAGGTCATGCGCGAACTGCAGGATGAAGGCGTGCTGATGATGAATCAGAAGTACATTTACATCACCGATCTGGAGAAGCTTCAGTCGATGTGCGATGATATGGACGATTCGCCCGCTTACCGCAAATGGCGTTCGCAAGATATCTCCCAACCGTAA
- the deoD gene encoding purine-nucleoside phosphorylase, which yields MSIHLEAQVGDIAPVVLMPGDPLRAKYIAETFLENAACYNQVRGMLGYTGTYKGHKVSIQGSGMGIPSFSIYATELIKDYGCKTIIRIGTCGAIQEDVKLRDVLLAQAVCTDSSINKHYFPDAEFAPIATFDLLRTAYEIGQEKGLHLRVGNIFSSDHFYADNVEMQTKMGKYGVLAVEMETAALYILAAKYGIDALAMFTVSDHILTGEQTTAQERQTTFNDMIEVALETAIRGK from the coding sequence ATGAGTATTCATTTGGAAGCACAAGTTGGAGACATTGCGCCCGTCGTCTTAATGCCTGGCGATCCGCTTCGCGCGAAATACATCGCGGAGACGTTCCTGGAGAACGCCGCTTGCTACAATCAGGTGCGCGGCATGCTCGGCTACACGGGAACCTATAAAGGACATAAAGTATCGATTCAAGGCTCCGGCATGGGGATTCCTTCCTTCTCCATATATGCGACGGAACTGATTAAAGATTATGGCTGCAAAACCATCATCCGCATCGGGACATGCGGCGCGATTCAAGAAGACGTGAAGCTGCGCGACGTGCTGCTGGCGCAAGCGGTATGCACCGACTCTTCCATCAACAAGCATTACTTCCCGGATGCCGAGTTCGCCCCGATCGCGACATTCGATCTGCTTCGCACCGCCTATGAGATCGGCCAGGAAAAAGGGCTTCATCTCCGGGTAGGGAACATCTTCTCCTCGGATCATTTCTATGCCGACAATGTAGAGATGCAGACGAAGATGGGCAAATACGGAGTTCTCGCTGTCGAAATGGAGACGGCCGCGCTTTATATTTTGGCGGCCAAGTACGGCATTGACGCCTTGGCGATGTTCACCGTCAGCGATCACATTCTGACCGGAGAGCAGACGACGGCCCAAGAGCGGCAGACCACGTTCAACGACATGATCGAAGTCGCGCTGGAGACGGCGATTCGCGGTAAATAA
- a CDS encoding prominin family protein, which produces MAPLADIVDDEGAIAMMNRMSYFRSSKRKIWKHVLSIGAALVMLVIVLPKLSFKAGWTPSFWFGIVWCAFALLIIAAHLHRLLGVDEETEQELKRIKQEKMRRWEERLSSKIVRMK; this is translated from the coding sequence ATGGCGCCCCTGGCTGACATCGTTGACGATGAAGGAGCGATTGCCATGATGAACCGAATGTCTTATTTCCGTTCTTCGAAGCGTAAGATATGGAAGCATGTCCTGTCGATAGGAGCTGCCCTTGTCATGCTCGTGATCGTCCTGCCGAAGCTGTCTTTCAAGGCGGGGTGGACGCCGTCCTTCTGGTTCGGCATCGTCTGGTGCGCGTTCGCCCTGCTTATCATTGCCGCCCATCTGCACCGCCTTCTGGGCGTGGATGAAGAGACCGAGCAGGAGCTGAAGCGCATCAAGCAGGAGAAGATGCGGCGTTGGGAGGAACGGCTGAGCAGCAAAATCGTGCGGATGAAGTGA
- a CDS encoding YlbF family regulator has product MSVYDQAHELARALQQSEEAKDVETAMQAIEADADSKRMLDDFRLRQMEMQQKMMTGEMPEQSELDKMEKLYEVISMNTEIAKLFEAERRLAVVIQDVNKIVSDALGHLYG; this is encoded by the coding sequence ATGAGTGTATACGATCAAGCCCATGAACTGGCGCGCGCCTTGCAGCAGTCGGAAGAGGCGAAGGACGTCGAGACGGCGATGCAGGCGATTGAGGCCGACGCGGACAGCAAGCGGATGCTGGATGATTTCCGCCTGCGCCAGATGGAGATGCAGCAGAAGATGATGACCGGCGAGATGCCGGAACAGTCGGAGCTTGACAAAATGGAGAAGCTGTATGAAGTGATCAGCATGAATACCGAGATCGCGAAGCTGTTCGAAGCGGAACGGCGGCTCGCGGTCGTGATTCAGGATGTGAACAAGATCGTGTCCGATGCGCTCGGCCATCTGTACGGCTAA